A stretch of DNA from Sulfolobales archaeon:
ATCTCTTTTCAGCGGGTATTTCAATAGAAAGCTATAACTATGATTCTATATAAAGATAAAGCTTATAATCAGCTGTGAAGCTCTTGAGAGAAGACTGATGGTTATCTTTTGATATCTACCAGTCTTCGTTTCCTCTCATAATATCTGGATCCTAATAAATACCCCTATAATTCTAAGGATTAGTGGTGAGTTGAGATTAGAATTCTTATCGAGAATGTATCAATGCTATTACCAGATAATAGAGGAGGTATGAAGTATGCTGAGAAAGGTTTTATCTATGTGAAGGATGGGATCATAAGTGATGTAGGCGAAGGTGAAAGTCCTAGCGAGTACAAGTACCCGGATATCTTGATTAATGGTGAGAATAGAATGATAATACCAGGCATGATCGATGGATACTCTATATCATATCTATCACCTCTCAGCAGCCTGATAGCTCTCTCGAAGATTAAAAAAATCTCTGAGAACAAAGATCTTCTATCTGTTCTAAGTGATACAGACGTGTATTATCTTACAGTGATAGGAGTTATCTCAAGAGTTATGAGGGGAGTGACTACTGTTGTCACAGAGATTCCGAAAATAGATCTCGCAGTTAAAATAGCGGATCTACTTGGTGTGAGAATGATAGCTGTTGTCAATATAGATAGATATAGTAAAGAGGAGACCGCTGATCATGTGCTGAGGATGAGAAAGTATGAGAGGTATAAAGAGGATCTTTTGAGAGTAGCTTTTTATACTAGCAGATTAGAGCTTTTAGAAGTTATCAGAGAATTCATGCCCAACAACACGGTTTTGATTCATTGGAGTTTATGCGATAAGATTCAAGATGATTCGAAAGTGATAGTCGTAGACCCCCCACCAGATCTCTGCAGAAATTTAATGAGCATATCAACAGATCCTAATGTTAGCATTGATGAAGTGATCAGTGGGAGAAAGTTTATAGGCACAGGTGCTAATAGAAGCAGAATCGTGACAGATAACATGATCTATCAAATTGATAGAACAAGATTAAGCCTTGTAGATCTGTTTAATAGATTGACTAGAGATGTAGCAGGAGTATACGGACTCCCCACAGGTTTCATAGAGAAAGGTCTTTACAGCGATCTAGTTATGTACGATCTATCTCAACCTCCTGCCTCTCCGTTTTACCATGACAAGAATATTCTTCTTAGAATGATTCTATGGGATATGCCCAGAATAGAGAGTGTTATCATAGGTAAAGAAATTATTATAGATGGAGGAGAGATCCTCAGCGTAGGTAGTGATCTATATAGAAGAGCATATAGGAGGCTTAGAGATGTTATCAAAGATCTCGCCTCCGAAGAACTCTCCTCGTGATCTTTTATGGATTAGAAGAATAGCTAGAGGGGTTTATAATGCTAAATAGGTTTAGAACATATTTCAAGAGATTTATAACACCTATAGCACTCGCTATAGCTAAGTATGAGATTAACCCCAACATACTTACTCTCTCAGGATTCTCTATATCTCTACTAACACCCATACTATCTATGAAGTATTCCTTCCCAGGCTTTCTAATAGGATTACTTCTATCATCATTTTTCGATGTGCTGGATGGAGAGGTTGCAAGAGTTAGTGGTAGGGTATCAGGTTTTGGAGCGTTTCTAGATTCTACATGTGATAGGATTTCTGATGCTATCTATATCTACTCTCTATCATTTCTAGGTCTTGATCTTAATATTGTGATCATATTAATAGTGCTCAGCCTGATGATAAGCTATACAAGAGCTAGAGCTGAAAGTCTTGGTGTGAAAATAGAGGGTGTAGGGCTTATGGAGAGGGGGGAGAGGATAATTTATCTGGCCTTGATCTCTATTCTAGGCATCTTCTCTAGGGAGCTTATGATCATAGGCGCTTATATAATGATCATTCTAACGCTATATACTTTCATAGAGAGAGTTGTGCATGTTTCACAGAGCATGAGAAAAGTTTCTAGAGATAGATAAGAAATTCCCTTAGGATTATCCTTCATAGAGAACTCGGTACTCATATTTTTAAATTTAAATACTATAGGTTTATCATGGTTGAAGATATGTTCAGCATATTACACTCAGATGGTTCTTTCGTAAGAAAGATATTTGGAATGGTTATATCATCTCTAGAGGTCATACCGCTAAATGTGGAGAGCGATGGATTGAAGATTCTAGGTATATCCCCTGATAAGATGATAATGATCAAACTGGTAGCGCCTACACTCGCTTTCGAGGAGTTTAATCTAGATAGAGAAGTTAAGCTTTTTCTAGAGAAAGAGGATCTAAAGATGGCTATAAAGAGGTTAAGTAAGAGAGAGAAAGTTCATATAGAGTATAGAGAAGGTGATAGAGATCTTACTATGAGAATCATTAATCCGAAGACAGGTATTGAAAAAGTCCAACTAGTTCATTTGAGAGAAGAAGGTGAAGAACCTCCTGGAGAACTTGATCTTGAGCTAGAGACAGAAATACAGATCTCAAGTGATCTACTTTCTAGTATCATAAGAGATGTGGCTGTCGCATCTGACGAAGCTGAGTTCAACGTTCACAAATCAAAGCTCAGGATCAGAAGTTCTGGAGAGCTCATGAGATACGAAGCCGTGCTCGAAGAAGGTAGAGGTCTTTTGTCTATTAGTAGCAAGTCTGATGCTGTTGTATCCAAGTATGCTATAGATCTCTTGAAAACTATTGTTAAAGGTCTTCCTAAGGAGTCTCTTATAACATTATCATTCGGCCCTTCGAAACCCATGAAAATATATATACCTCTGGAAGGAGGGGCGAGCGCTGTATACTGGGTAGCTCCTAGAGCATGAGCTATCTATCATTCCAAAACTCTCTAGTTCTAAGATACTTCTTCTCAGCTTCTAGGATATTGATGAAAAGCTCTTGATCTGTTCTGCTATTCCATAGAATCTTTTTCGCAGTATCTATCCCGATCCCTACTCCCATAAGAGCGTAGAGAGCTTTCTTACCGTTAGATGCTATCATGTCAGCAGATTCTCTAAGAAACTCTATTAACTCTTTCTCATCACTTGTAAGAGAATCAGATCTCTTAATTATGTAAGGTCTCGTTAGAACTCTTCTCACGAGAGTTTTAGCTTTCTCACTCTCATACTTGTTCAACCCGACGAGAACCGCACCACATCTCTCACATCTAACAGGATCCTGTATATCTCTAAGTTTTTTAGAGTATGAATACCCGCATGAGAGACATATTAATTCTACATTCTTCTCATCAAGTCTTCTTCTTACAATTTCAGCAAGCATTTCTGGAGGTAGTGACTCGCCTCTTCTAACCACTTCGTATCCTGATAGAATTTCCAGAGACGCTTTAGCCATAATACTTAGACTAGATCTTGTGACATGAGAGAATGTAACCTTCCCCATGTTAACCCTCCTAAGAAAATCTCTTAGAACATCTAGATCTATGAGCTCATGCAGAGCTTCTCTAACGGCTTCTTTCCATAGAATCGTATTTCTATAGGATTCAGCAAATCTTCTAGCTTCTCTCAGCGAGATCTCTCTACTTATAACTCCGAGTTTTCTGGCCACAGAAACTATATACCATTTAATTTCATTAGATTCTTCAATACTTCTGACAATTCTACTTTCTATATGGTCTGTATCGGCATGTCTCAACGCTTCATTTCTGATTATTCTCTCGATCAAGATCGGATCTATATCAGATTGGAATAATAGAACTATAGAGTATGGAGTTATACCGGAAAACGATCTGATTGCAAGTTCTCTTAGGGAAGCTTGTAAAAGATATAGAAGAGCTCTATTACCTCTACTTCCAAGACATGTATATAAGAATAGATATGTAAAGCCGGATCCAGGATCAAACCATTTCTCAACCAGTATAAGATCTTCTCTGGGTAGAGGAGATCCTGAATTCACATGTTCCAAGGCGATTCTAGATATAATTTCAACAGCATCTCTAGACCATATCTCCGAAGCCTTCCTAGGATCAGATAGAGATAGATTAATCATGCTACAAACCTCTCGCGCAACACGATACTCCACAGGTATCTGCTGCCCAATCCATCTAGGTATCTTAATATTAGACTCCCTAGCCTCCTCCACGTAGATCTTATCTTCAGAAACTCCTCTAACAACCCAAAATCTTCCTCCCAGAGCTATAGTTGCATCTTCCTCTACTTCTCTAACTACAAACTCTTCATCTAGAGCTCCTATGATCTTTCTAGATATCATGTCTATCACATAGTATTTCTTAGTATCAGTGATCATCGTAGTAGAATAATAATAG
This window harbors:
- a CDS encoding DEAD/DEAH box helicase — translated: MNLMENLHPLVREAIDKILRFKSLTKVQEEVIRYLMKTSDNVKESSSLKHLLVIAPVGTGKTYAVLLPILSKILYRRSSSATSGIKILYITPLRALNRDLFERLIELFKFLGLEIRVWHGDTSYSERKRIREKPPIMLITTPESLQNILASRALIEAFRDLEYVIVDEIHELIDSERGCELSVALERLWEISGPHMRIGVSGSVGSPDLVARFLAGVNRAYDIIDVSSGKEYLVNIVIPNLIDRRSHYSDESDIRIEMLERLLERLKKPVLIFTNTRDQAEYIGSALRLKGLNMLVHHGSLSKDERVEAEKSLREGLIDGVIATSSLELGIDIGVLENVIQISSARQVTKLIQRIGRSGHREQIPSRGFVIPMLNLFDIAESSVLARRASDLRINRRNLESARVRVNPLDVLAHQIVGISMSGEASIENIKRIVRRSYCFKDIKDSEIEEVISFLKELKMLTYDGKNIKPTRKGEIYYYSTTMITDTKKYYVIDMISRKIIGALDEEFVVREVEEDATIALGGRFWVVRGVSEDKIYVEEARESNIKIPRWIGQQIPVEYRVAREVCSMINLSLSDPRKASEIWSRDAVEIISRIALEHVNSGSPLPREDLILVEKWFDPGSGFTYLFLYTCLGSRGNRALLYLLQASLRELAIRSFSGITPYSIVLLFQSDIDPILIERIIRNEALRHADTDHIESRIVRSIEESNEIKWYIVSVARKLGVISREISLREARRFAESYRNTILWKEAVREALHELIDLDVLRDFLRRVNMGKVTFSHVTRSSLSIMAKASLEILSGYEVVRRGESLPPEMLAEIVRRRLDEKNVELICLSCGYSYSKKLRDIQDPVRCERCGAVLVGLNKYESEKAKTLVRRVLTRPYIIKRSDSLTSDEKELIEFLRESADMIASNGKKALYALMGVGIGIDTAKKILWNSRTDQELFINILEAEKKYLRTREFWNDR
- the pgsA gene encoding archaetidylinositol phosphate synthase, yielding MLNRFRTYFKRFITPIALAIAKYEINPNILTLSGFSISLLTPILSMKYSFPGFLIGLLLSSFFDVLDGEVARVSGRVSGFGAFLDSTCDRISDAIYIYSLSFLGLDLNIVIILIVLSLMISYTRARAESLGVKIEGVGLMERGERIIYLALISILGIFSRELMIIGAYIMIILTLYTFIERVVHVSQSMRKVSRDR